Proteins encoded by one window of Rhizobium sp. NLR16a:
- the pcaH gene encoding protocatechuate 3,4-dioxygenase subunit beta: protein MSERPNQKPETGAFFARDRAWHAPALTPGYKTSVLRAPQRALLSLDGTISETTGPVFGHSLIGELDNDLILNYARPGESAIGERIIVHGRVLDERAKPVAGALVEFWQANAGGRYRHKKETYLAAIDPNFGGCGRAITDEEGRYHFRTVRPGAYPWPNGVNDWRPAHIHFSIFGHGFAQRLITQMYFEGDPMIWKCPIVGTIPDKAAIEQLIAPLDWGNTIPMDSRAYKFDIVLRGRRSTMFENRLEGN from the coding sequence ATGTCCGAACGACCCAACCAAAAGCCGGAGACCGGCGCCTTCTTCGCCCGCGACCGCGCCTGGCATGCGCCGGCCCTGACCCCCGGCTACAAAACCTCGGTGCTGCGCGCGCCCCAACGGGCACTGCTGTCGCTCGACGGCACGATCTCCGAGACGACCGGGCCGGTCTTCGGCCATTCGCTGATCGGCGAACTCGACAACGACCTGATCCTGAACTATGCGCGGCCCGGCGAAAGCGCCATCGGCGAGCGCATCATCGTCCACGGCCGCGTGCTCGACGAACGCGCCAAGCCAGTGGCCGGCGCGCTGGTCGAATTCTGGCAGGCCAATGCCGGCGGCCGCTACCGCCACAAGAAGGAAACCTATCTGGCGGCAATCGACCCGAATTTTGGCGGCTGCGGCCGTGCCATCACCGACGAGGAAGGCCGCTACCATTTCCGCACAGTGCGGCCGGGCGCCTATCCCTGGCCGAACGGCGTCAACGACTGGCGCCCCGCCCATATCCACTTCTCGATCTTCGGCCACGGCTTCGCACAGCGCCTGATCACACAGATGTATTTCGAGGGCGATCCGATGATCTGGAAATGTCCGATCGTCGGCACGATCCCGGACAAGGCGGCGATCGAGCAGCTGATCGCGCCGCTCGACTGGGGCAATACGATTCCGATGGATTCACGCGCCTATAAATTCGACATCGTGCTGCGGGGCCGCCGCTCGACGATGTTCGAAAACAGGCTGGAGGGCAACTGA
- a CDS encoding RES family NAD+ phosphorylase yields the protein MSDRFAEAPHPSHRLIPSQFPPIGLFDTVTRAADLEAVMELVGWTNDRLVADRLRRLPENEWVYGSPNASIVMAAFLHVAPGGMRFNGPDLGAWYAADNLKTAAAEVGHHLRREAVARGAATMARTYRSYAATLIGDYLDIRGEQALRPDVYDGTSYAASQVLGEDVRSSGGAGILYDSVRLRGGVNVAAHRPRNIRDVLQADHFEITVFAADRRIDVRKLAVRRRPTAAR from the coding sequence GTGAGCGATCGTTTTGCCGAGGCGCCGCATCCGTCCCATCGGCTGATCCCGTCGCAATTTCCGCCGATCGGTCTGTTCGATACGGTGACGAGGGCGGCGGATCTCGAAGCCGTGATGGAACTTGTGGGATGGACCAATGATCGGCTCGTGGCCGACCGCCTTCGGCGGCTTCCCGAAAACGAGTGGGTCTACGGCAGTCCGAACGCCAGTATCGTGATGGCGGCGTTCCTCCATGTCGCACCCGGCGGCATGCGCTTCAACGGGCCCGATCTCGGCGCCTGGTATGCCGCCGACAATCTGAAGACAGCCGCGGCTGAAGTCGGCCATCATCTCCGGCGCGAGGCTGTGGCGCGCGGGGCGGCGACGATGGCGCGCACCTATCGCAGCTACGCCGCCACCCTGATCGGCGACTATCTCGACATTCGCGGCGAACAGGCGCTGCGACCGGATGTCTATGACGGCACGAGCTATGCGGCGTCGCAGGTGCTCGGCGAAGACGTGCGCTCGAGCGGCGGTGCCGGCATCCTCTATGACAGTGTGCGGCTGAGAGGCGGGGTGAACGTCGCGGCGCACCGGCCGAGGAATATCCGCGATGTGCTGCAGGCAGATCATTTCGAAATCACCGTTTTCGCCGCCGACCGGCGCATCGATGTCAGGAAGCTGGCAGTCCGGCGGCGACCGACTGCCGCAAGGTAG
- the pcaD gene encoding 3-oxoadipate enol-lactonase, with product MQFARINDVTIHYQLIGAPADRPVIVFINSLGTDFRIWRDVVVRLAGDHAIVLYDKRGHGLSDVGQLPSSIEDHATDLAGLLDLLSVKNAVICGLSVGGLIAQSLTQRRPDLVGALILCDTAHKIGTAESWNARIAAVKKDGIGSIVDAVMERWFTPSFRRPENTAYSGYCNMLTRQPVEGYLAACEAIRDADFTEAAKSIAVPTICIVGDQDGSTPPDLVLSTARLIPGARYEVIADCAHIPCVEQPEALTAIIRAFLTSIPPGIPPGDTNR from the coding sequence GTGCAATTCGCCCGCATAAACGACGTGACGATCCACTATCAGCTTATCGGCGCGCCCGCCGACCGACCGGTGATCGTCTTCATCAATTCGCTCGGGACGGATTTCCGCATCTGGCGCGACGTCGTCGTACGACTGGCCGGCGATCACGCCATCGTGCTTTACGATAAACGCGGCCACGGCCTTTCCGACGTCGGCCAGCTCCCCTCGTCGATCGAGGACCATGCGACCGATCTTGCCGGCCTGCTCGACCTGCTGTCAGTGAAAAATGCGGTCATCTGCGGCCTGTCGGTCGGCGGCCTCATCGCCCAGTCGCTGACGCAGCGCCGGCCGGATCTCGTCGGCGCCCTTATTCTTTGCGACACCGCCCACAAGATCGGCACGGCTGAGAGCTGGAACGCCCGCATTGCCGCCGTCAAGAAAGATGGCATCGGCAGCATCGTCGACGCCGTCATGGAGCGCTGGTTCACGCCCTCCTTCCGCCGGCCCGAGAACACCGCCTATTCCGGCTATTGCAACATGCTGACACGCCAGCCGGTCGAGGGTTACCTCGCCGCCTGCGAAGCGATCCGCGACGCAGATTTCACCGAAGCGGCCAAGTCGATTGCTGTGCCGACAATCTGCATCGTCGGCGACCAGGACGGCTCGACCCCGCCCGATCTGGTGCTCTCCACGGCGCGGCTTATCCCCGGCGCCCGCTACGAGGTGATCGCCGACTGCGCCCATATTCCCTGCGTCGAGCAGCCGGAAGCGCTGACGGCGATCATCCGCGCCTTCCTCACATCCATCCCCCCTGGCATCCCACCTGGAGACACCAACCGATGA
- the pcaQ gene encoding pca operon transcription factor PcaQ, whose translation MVDSRVKFRHLQTFVEVARQKSVMKAAELLHVSQPAVTKTIRELEQVLGVDVFERDGRGIKITRYGEVFLRHAGAALTALRQGLDSVSQEQFADAPPIRIGALPTVSSRIMPRAMELFLKEKTWSRVKIVTGENAALLEELRVGDLDLVVGRLAGAEKMAGFSFEHLYSEQVVFAVRRGHPLLNGRQSLFAGFADYTVLMPTRGSIIRPVVENFLIANGVSSLPDQIETVSDSFGRAFLRSSDAIWIISNGVVAGDVADGRLALLPIDTGETRGPVGLTTRADAVPSAPQSILMQTIREAAREVS comes from the coding sequence ATGGTCGACAGCCGCGTCAAGTTTCGCCATCTGCAGACCTTTGTCGAGGTGGCGCGGCAGAAGAGCGTCATGAAGGCGGCGGAGTTGCTGCATGTCAGCCAACCGGCGGTGACGAAGACGATCCGCGAGTTGGAACAGGTGCTCGGCGTCGACGTCTTCGAGCGCGACGGCCGCGGCATCAAGATCACTCGTTATGGCGAGGTTTTCCTGCGGCACGCCGGCGCGGCGCTGACGGCGCTGCGCCAGGGTCTCGATTCCGTCTCGCAGGAGCAGTTCGCTGACGCGCCACCGATCCGCATCGGCGCCCTGCCGACGGTCTCATCGCGCATCATGCCGCGGGCGATGGAACTCTTCCTCAAGGAGAAAACCTGGAGCCGGGTGAAGATCGTCACCGGCGAGAACGCCGCGCTGCTGGAAGAGCTTCGTGTCGGCGACCTCGACCTGGTCGTCGGGCGCCTCGCCGGCGCTGAAAAGATGGCGGGCTTCTCCTTCGAGCATCTTTATTCAGAACAGGTGGTGTTTGCCGTGCGCCGCGGCCATCCGCTGCTGAACGGCCGGCAATCGCTGTTTGCAGGTTTCGCCGACTATACGGTGCTGATGCCGACACGCGGTTCGATCATCCGGCCGGTTGTCGAAAATTTCCTGATCGCCAATGGCGTCTCCAGCCTGCCGGACCAGATCGAGACGGTGTCGGATTCCTTCGGCCGCGCCTTCCTCAGGTCAAGCGACGCGATCTGGATCATTTCGAACGGTGTGGTAGCAGGCGATGTCGCCGATGGACGGCTGGCGCTGCTGCCGATCGACACCGGCGAAACCAGGGGGCCGGTCGGGCTGACGACGCGCGCCGATGCCGTGCCGTCGGCGCCGCAATCGATCCTGATGCAGACAATCCGCGAGGCGGCGCGGGAGGTTTCCTGA
- the pcaC gene encoding 4-carboxymuconolactone decarboxylase, which yields MNETASSERYRQGMATRRAVLGDAHVERAAAATTEFDRPFQELITEAAWGHVWSRPALTKRERSIITIALLAALGQDDEVAMHVRATANTGASREDICEALLHVAIYAGVPAANHAIKIAKQAFAEMDAEKAA from the coding sequence ATGAACGAGACCGCCTCCTCCGAGCGTTACCGACAGGGCATGGCGACCCGTCGCGCCGTGCTCGGCGACGCCCATGTCGAGCGCGCCGCAGCGGCAACGACCGAGTTCGACCGTCCCTTCCAGGAGCTGATCACCGAAGCCGCCTGGGGCCATGTCTGGTCGCGCCCGGCGCTGACCAAGCGCGAGCGCTCGATCATCACCATCGCACTGCTCGCCGCACTCGGCCAGGATGACGAGGTCGCCATGCATGTGCGCGCTACTGCCAATACGGGAGCAAGCCGCGAGGATATCTGCGAGGCGCTCTTGCATGTGGCGATCTATGCCGGCGTCCCCGCCGCCAACCACGCGATCAAGATTGCCAAGCAGGCCTTTGCAGAGATGGACGCCGAGAAGGCGGCCTGA
- a CDS encoding MbcA/ParS/Xre antitoxin family protein gives MQQARRREQEPERLDTERFAPANRRRLSPPALRTFLAIADLWGLTEEQRLLVLGYPSRSTYHSWAKQAREHGAFTLDVDALTRISAVFGIHQALGVLFADERAGIAWLRTPHQAPVFGGHPPLDIVTSGTQDGLMTVRRFLDGARGGLYMPPNRLDEAFTPYEDADIVFR, from the coding sequence ATGCAGCAGGCAAGACGCAGAGAGCAAGAGCCGGAGCGGCTGGACACGGAGCGGTTTGCACCTGCCAATCGAAGGCGGCTGAGCCCGCCGGCGTTGCGAACCTTTTTGGCGATCGCCGATCTCTGGGGGCTCACCGAAGAGCAGCGTTTGCTCGTGCTCGGCTATCCCTCCCGCTCGACCTATCACAGCTGGGCAAAGCAGGCGCGTGAGCACGGCGCTTTTACCCTCGACGTCGATGCACTGACCAGGATCTCCGCCGTGTTCGGCATCCATCAGGCGCTTGGCGTGCTGTTTGCCGACGAACGCGCCGGTATCGCCTGGCTGCGCACGCCGCATCAGGCGCCGGTTTTCGGCGGCCATCCGCCGCTCGATATCGTCACAAGCGGAACTCAGGACGGGCTGATGACCGTGCGCCGGTTTCTGGACGGCGCGCGCGGCGGGCTCTACATGCCGCCCAATAGGCTCGACGAGGCCTTCACGCCTTACGAAGACGCGGACATCGTCTTCCGGTGA